One Ethanoligenens harbinense YUAN-3 genomic window carries:
- a CDS encoding helix-turn-helix domain-containing protein — protein MKQLETNDWLVLNSIIYKIYTMEDFDGMRKTLLEQLKMVLDFDSADFFLANTDGKPGLIRPVAHNCDCIYPQTYDELDYSRGIMYGGKSLIYRETDIISDEKRMETTYYKKVYIPNNWHFSLQMILAREKDFLGVITFYRTIGKDNFHYDDIFLLDMLKDHLAFRLYQERESKSTDKLTVTQAAEQYGLTRREETILGLLVEGEENGAICEKLVISINTLKKHMLNIYRKMGIKHRVQIFKIIQ, from the coding sequence ATGAAACAACTGGAAACAAACGATTGGCTTGTGTTAAACAGTATCATTTATAAAATTTATACGATGGAAGACTTTGATGGCATGCGGAAGACCTTGCTGGAACAACTGAAAATGGTGCTTGACTTTGACAGCGCCGACTTTTTCCTGGCAAACACGGATGGAAAACCGGGCCTTATCAGGCCGGTGGCCCACAACTGCGATTGCATTTATCCGCAGACGTATGACGAACTGGATTACAGCCGCGGCATCATGTATGGCGGCAAGAGCCTGATTTACCGCGAGACCGATATCATCAGCGATGAAAAACGCATGGAGACAACCTATTATAAAAAAGTTTATATTCCCAACAACTGGCACTTTTCGTTGCAGATGATTCTCGCACGCGAAAAGGATTTTCTGGGTGTCATCACGTTTTACCGCACCATCGGCAAGGACAACTTCCACTACGACGATATTTTCCTGTTGGACATGCTGAAAGACCACCTGGCCTTTCGCCTGTATCAGGAGAGGGAGAGCAAAAGCACGGACAAGCTCACGGTGACACAAGCGGCAGAACAGTATGGGCTGACCAGACGAGAGGAAACCATTCTGGGTCTGCTGGTAGAGGGGGAGGAAAATGGTGCAATCTGTGAGAAGCTGGTTATCAGCATCAACACGCTGAAAAAGCATATGCTGAATATTTATCGGAAGATGGGCATTAAGCATCGTGTTCAGATATTTAAAATCATTCAATAA
- a CDS encoding P-II family nitrogen regulator: MKELVLVIRPEMLEVLKSILDDVHCGGMTVSSVMGCGTQKGVVEGGINEIKGFKMNINLLPKIRVEVVVEDDVVEEIISSVRERMATGHVGDGKIFIRNIDGVVRIRTGERGVKAL, from the coding sequence ATGAAAGAACTGGTTTTGGTCATTCGTCCGGAAATGTTGGAAGTGTTGAAATCGATTTTGGATGACGTGCATTGCGGCGGGATGACGGTTTCGAGCGTGATGGGCTGCGGCACCCAAAAGGGCGTGGTGGAAGGCGGCATCAATGAGATCAAGGGCTTTAAGATGAACATCAACTTGCTGCCCAAGATCCGTGTTGAGGTTGTGGTGGAAGACGATGTGGTGGAGGAAATCATCTCCAGTGTACGGGAGCGCATGGCGACCGGCCATGTGGGAGATGGAAAAATTTTCATCCGCAACATTGACGGCGTGGTTCGTATCCGCACGGGCGAACGCGGCGTGAAAGCGCTGTAA